Proteins from a genomic interval of Tachyglossus aculeatus isolate mTacAcu1 chromosome 8, mTacAcu1.pri, whole genome shotgun sequence:
- the PPDPF gene encoding pancreatic progenitor cell differentiation and proliferation factor, translating into MAAIPSSGSLVATHDYYRRRLGSTSSNSSCGSAEYSGEVIPHHPGLPKSDPGHWWTSFFFGKSSHPFMTTVLESPENSGTFQVANGMITCDLAQEAMRKHHISEPSKPSAGPSV; encoded by the exons ATGGCAGCAATCCCATCAAGCGGCTCACTTGTAGCAACCCATGACTACTACAGGC GACGTCTGGGTTCCACTTCCAGCAACAGCTCCTGTGGAAGTGCTGAATactctggggaggttatcccCCACCATCCAG GTCTTCCCAAGTCAGACCCGGGCCACTGGTGGACTAGCTTCTTCTTTGGAAAATCAAGCCATCCCTTCATGACAACGGTATTGGAATCCCCAGAGAA TTCAGGAACTTTCCAGGTGGCTAATGGCATGATCACTTGTGACCTGGCTCAGGAAGCAATGAGGAAGCACCACATCAGTGAGCCCAGCAAACCCAGTGCTGGGCCTTCTGTGTGA